The Streptomyces nitrosporeus genome includes a window with the following:
- a CDS encoding NUDIX hydrolase, which yields MIVWINGAVGAGKTSAACELVDLIPNSTFYDPEVTGAQLHHLLPRKKLAEVTDFQDLPIWRRMVVDTAAAMLAEMPGVLVVPMTLLRQEYRDEIFGGLASHRIPVRHVLLSPEETILRQRMADRARCDDGPEPAGRRDHEHIGPYREALDWITGDALTIDTSALTPQETAARIAEALRTGEARECGIVQSPAPRAETVAAGVLFFDDQDRVLLVDPTYKPGWEFPGGVVEAGEAPAEAGVREVAEELGLTMTAAPKLLLVDWEAPRAPAHGGLRFLFDGGRLAEAETGRMLLPGAELRGWRFVTEEEAARLLPPTRFERLRWALRAREQGTVLNLEAGVPVG from the coding sequence ATGATCGTCTGGATCAACGGCGCGGTCGGTGCGGGCAAGACCAGCGCCGCGTGCGAACTGGTCGACCTGATCCCGAACAGCACCTTCTACGACCCCGAGGTGACGGGGGCGCAGCTCCACCATCTGCTGCCGCGGAAGAAACTCGCCGAGGTGACCGACTTCCAGGACCTGCCGATCTGGCGGCGCATGGTGGTGGACACGGCTGCCGCGATGCTCGCCGAGATGCCCGGGGTCCTCGTGGTGCCCATGACGCTGCTGAGGCAGGAGTACCGCGACGAGATATTCGGCGGACTCGCGTCCCACCGCATCCCGGTCCGCCATGTGCTGCTCTCTCCGGAGGAAACGATCCTGCGGCAGCGGATGGCGGACCGCGCCCGGTGCGACGACGGCCCGGAGCCGGCCGGGCGGCGGGACCACGAGCACATCGGGCCCTACCGCGAGGCCCTCGACTGGATCACCGGGGACGCCCTCACGATCGACACCAGCGCGCTCACCCCCCAGGAGACGGCCGCGCGGATCGCCGAGGCCCTGCGCACCGGTGAGGCCCGTGAGTGCGGGATCGTGCAGAGCCCCGCGCCCCGTGCCGAGACCGTCGCCGCCGGAGTGCTCTTCTTCGACGACCAGGACCGGGTGCTGCTGGTCGACCCCACCTACAAGCCCGGCTGGGAGTTCCCGGGCGGGGTGGTGGAGGCCGGGGAGGCGCCCGCCGAAGCAGGCGTACGGGAGGTCGCGGAGGAACTGGGCCTCACCATGACCGCGGCCCCGAAACTGCTGCTGGTCGACTGGGAGGCCCCCAGGGCGCCCGCGCACGGGGGTCTGCGCTTCCTCTTCGACGGCGGGCGCCTGGCGGAGGCGGAGACGGGCCGCATGCTGCTGCCGGGAGCGGAACTGCGCGGCTGGCGCTTCGTCACGGAGGAGGAAGCGGCCCGGCTGCTGCCGCCCACCCGGTTCGAACGGCTGCGCTGGGCGCTGCGGGCCAGGGAGCAGGGCACCGTACTGAACCTGGAGGCGGGCGTCCCGGTGGGCTGA
- a CDS encoding MBL fold metallo-hydrolase has product MDLVEVLPQRLYMFRFPIGQAYLWCDGTPDSTDGGPGGGAELTLIDAGDVHAAGAVEDGIRRLGLDPALLSRIVLTHGHRDHYGAAQELADRFGARIMAHRLDAPVIRGEREVADPVLLDWELPLWAHALTVPDAPPTRVDRELEDGDELPFGGGARVVHCPGHTPGSIGVHLPRHGVLFTGDSVAEAGQVMLGVFNTDRTEAEASLRRLASLAPDIACFGHGAPLTTDAAAGLRAAAQR; this is encoded by the coding sequence ATGGACCTCGTCGAAGTACTCCCGCAGCGCCTGTACATGTTCCGCTTCCCGATCGGCCAGGCGTATCTCTGGTGTGACGGCACGCCCGACAGCACGGACGGCGGGCCGGGCGGCGGTGCGGAGCTCACCCTGATCGACGCGGGTGATGTGCACGCCGCCGGTGCGGTCGAGGACGGGATACGCCGGCTGGGCCTCGATCCGGCCCTGCTGAGCCGGATCGTCCTCACCCACGGCCACCGCGACCACTACGGCGCCGCCCAGGAACTCGCCGACCGGTTCGGTGCGCGGATCATGGCCCACCGCCTGGACGCCCCGGTGATCCGGGGGGAGCGCGAGGTCGCCGACCCCGTCCTGCTGGACTGGGAGCTCCCCCTCTGGGCCCACGCGCTGACCGTCCCCGACGCGCCGCCCACCCGGGTCGACCGCGAGCTGGAGGACGGCGACGAGCTGCCGTTCGGCGGCGGCGCCCGGGTGGTCCACTGCCCCGGTCACACCCCGGGCTCCATCGGTGTCCATCTGCCGCGCCACGGGGTGCTGTTCACCGGGGACAGCGTGGCGGAGGCCGGGCAGGTAATGCTCGGCGTGTTCAACACCGACCGTACGGAGGCCGAGGCGTCCTTGCGGCGGCTCGCCTCGCTGGCGCCGGACATCGCCTGCTTCGGTCACGGCGCCCCGCTCACCACGGACGCGGCGGCCGGTCTGCGGGCAGCCGCGCAGCGGTGA